DNA from Acetomicrobium sp. S15 = DSM 107314:
CGCGCAATCCCGAAGCTGCCAGGGCCATAAACGTCACGGGGCACAATATGCGCTATTTGAGGGAGCACCGCCTGCACAGCGGCGTCTATGCCACATCGAGTTTAGAAGAGGCCGCTGCCTTCTCTAAGTTGTGGGTGTCAGCCGTGCCCACCCAAGCGGTTCGCGAGACCTTGCGCCTGTTGCGTCCACTTGCGGGCGACGACATCTTGCTGTGCAACGCTGCAAAGGGGATCGAAATCGAAACTGGCCTCAGAATAAGCCAAATCGCCGACGAAGAGCTTCCCGGCCTTTCTTACAGCGTTATCTCCGGTCCGAGCCACGCAGAAGAAGTGATAGTAGAGCAACCCACCGCCGTAGTCGTAGCTTCGTCCAAAGAAGAAGTCGCTTCGATGTGGCAGGAGGTTTTCGGCTGTTTTTACTTCCGCGTGTATACGAGCGTTGATGTGACGGGCGTTGAACTCGGAGGCGCCGTCAAAAACGTCATCGCCATAGCTTCAGGCATAGCCAGGTCCATGGGCCTCGGCGACAACACCCTGGCCGCACTGGTCTGCAGGGGATTGGCGGAGATCATGAGGCTCGGGGCCAAGATGGGGGCCAACCCGCTCACGCTCGCCGGTCTGGCCGGCGTTGGGGACCTCGTGGTGACTTGTTATAGCACGCACTCGCGCAATTTGAGGCTCGGCATGTGCGTGGGCGAGGGGATGTCGCTCGAAGAAGCGCAGGCAGAACTGGGCCAGGTAGCCGAGGGAGCATATACGGTTATACCCATAGTCGAGCGAGGACGTGCCATGGGCGTAGACCTTCCAATAGCCAAGGCAGTCCGCGACATACTCTACGGAGGGATAACTCCTAAAGTGGCGATGGAGGAACTGTTGCTGCGCGAGATGAAGCCGGAACTCCCTCCTCAGATGCTGTGGTCGCAGTAGCGGAAGGGCGCTGTTCGATGCGCGTCTCTTGTAATGGGCGCGTCTTTGGCTTTGCGGCCAGCGTCTTGCTAAACGGTGGGCTTAGCCGTTAGAATAGCGTGAGCACATAAAAAGCATTTTCAATATCGCAAAGGAGGGTGCGTAATGGCAAAGGCAGTAGTCGACAGGGACACGTGCATTGGATGTGAAGCATGTGTAGGTGTTTGCCCGGTTGAAGCGATATCGATAGTGGAGGGCAAGGCGCAGGTGGATCCCGATACGTGTATCGAGTGCGGCGCCTGCGTCTCCACCTGCCCGGTGAGCGCGATCTCCCAGTAGCATCTGACAAAGGCAACCTAAGCAAGTCTTTTTCAAGCGAAGGCTCCGCGCCTCATGCGGCGGAGCCTTGCGCTTACTGCCTGCTGCGACATTCCGAGGATGGTCGCAGCCTCTTTTTGGCTATAGCCTTCCGTCAAAAGCGAAATGAGATATCTGTCTTTTTGGTCGCGAATCAAGCTCTCTGCGAGGAACAGTGCGGCGAGATGCGCGTCGCTGTCGTACGTCAGCGCTCGCTCGTCTTCCAAGTCGTCTGCCTCTATAGGCACTTCGCTGTGCGCGCCTCTTCTGAGCCGTCTTGCGGCGTCGCGAATTGCCCTGGGCAGGGATTTCTTCAGGAAAAGCGGCAGAGCATCCCGTCGGCGGCACTTAGGTATAAGCGTTAGGAGCGCTGCGTATCCTTCTTGTGCGAGGTCTTCAGCTTCGGCGCCCCTTCCGGCATATCGCTTTGCCAGCGACTCTACCAAGGGGCGGTACTGCGTTATGAGCGTGTCGATTTCATCCATGAGTTTCAACCCTTAGGCCAGACGCCCAAATGTATAAAGTTCCTGACGCCGTAGAGAATTACCTGGTCGAAGCCCGCTTCACGCGCAAGTTTGCTCACATGCCCTTGATCAGAGGCGGCGCAGACTACATCTGCCGCAAACCCCTTCGTGTGGCGGCTTTCCTTTGCACCTCCCACCTCTCGGTTGTGATCCGCGCAGCGGTAACCGCTCGTTATAACTATCGGATTGCCCCAAAGTTCCCTCAGGCGCTCCAGCGCCTCCAACAGCATCGGGTGAATTTTAACTGCCCCGCAGCAGCGACATTGGAACTCTTTGAGCTTAAAATGAGAAGAGAGGCGGATGTCGTTTATGGGCATCCTAAAATACCCCCTTGCTGGTTATCGTCATCTGTAAGTCGCGAATCGCCGCGGTGAGCTCCTCTAAGCGTTTTTCCATCCGCACCAGGAGATACCCGGCTACCGCTACGGCGAAGCCGCTTTGCAAGGCTGCGGATACGAAATCTGCCATCTTCGTCACCTCTCTTGTGTAGGCGCGCGGCAAGTGGTATATAAAAACCGCTCGCCGCGCGCCGTCTATCTACATTTGCCTACAGAAGCTCGGTCACTGTGCGGTCCACAATCTCGGCACCGGCTATGGAGACCGGCCCGGAGACGAAAACGTCGTTGTCGACTATGGTCTGCATGGCGGTCTCCACCTCCGTGGCGGTGACGTCATCCTTGGGGTAACGGAGGGAGAGGATCCACTGGTCGTCATCGGCCGTGTTGAAAATCATGCGCAGCGTCTTCACTTTATCACCTCCCTATCTTTTGAATTTTGCTTCCTTGGGCTACACTAACTTACGATGTCGGTGTCGACCTTCTGGATCTCGTGGACCGGATAAGACAAGAGTCCGCCGATCGCCTGAGCTACTGCGTAGGTGGCGTTGGCATCGGCCGAGGGATCCACGCCGGAGAGCGAAAGCGTTCGCAACTGCGGCCGCCCGAGCGAGTAGGTTCCGATCTGGAGCCTAAGGCTAAGGCGACTGGATACGGGAGCGTAACTGGCCATCTCTTCTTCCCCCTTTCTTAAGGTCTCATTTATAAGAGTGGAAGGAGAAGGTTATGAATACAAATAGTATACATAAATCATTATTTGACATTTATTTGTTGTCGTCAAGGGCGCATTTGGAGGGGAGTGGCCGTTGATGGAGCGCATATCGAATACCTTGGCAATCGTCCGGGGGCTGGAAATAGAGGGATACGAAGCGGCGATAGTGGGTGGGGCTGTCAGGGATCTCTTTCTCGGAAGGCAGCAATTATCGGATGTCGATGTGGCCACGAGTGCGAGCCTCGAGGCGATCCGATCCCTCTGGGGGGAACGGGTCAAAGTGACGAGGAAGGGACCTCCCTGGACGGCGGTAATCCCCATGGACGGCTTCAATGTAGAGGTTACCCCCTTTTTGAGTGAAACGCTCGAAGGGGATCTCAAGAGGCGGGATTTCACCGTCAACGCCCTGGCTATGAAGGCGGACGGCAGAGTCATAGATGTAGTAGATGGGGTAAAAGACCTGTCCAGGCGCATCCTTCGCTTCAATGGAGAGGCGGCTGTGCGTATTCGCGAAGACCCGTTGAGGGCGCTGCGCTTGGCCAGGTTCGCGGCCGTGCTTCCGGCGTTTGTCGTGGATGAGGCTTCGCTTTCAGCTGCACACGGCTGGCAGGATGCGATGTCGCAGGTGCCGAAGGAGCGCATCGGCAAGGAGGTACTCTGCGCGATGCAAGGCGACGCGGTGCGCTTTACGGCTTTCCTCAGAGAGCTCGACCTTGCGAAAACTCTGCTGCCTGGGCTGTCCGCCGAAACCGAATCGTGCCTGACATATGCTCACATTGCGACGGATAGGGCGGAGGTAAAGGCCGCCTGCATATTGGAGTGCATGGCGAGAGCGAGGATACGAGAGGTGCAAGGGAATGCGGCCTTTGAGGGGTGCCTCGACCATCGCGTTGCTAAGGCTGCCGACCAGATCATGAGTGCCTGGGCCTGGCCGCGTAGGTTGGCCGACCACATAGCTGGGCTCGTAAAATGGCAGGAGGTAGCGCATTCTGGCCTCTCACCCTGGGTCTTCTTGCGGCTCCTCAAAAGTTTCGGCCGGACCTGGCTTGACGATCTCTTCCTTTTGGCTTGGGCAGAGGCTATGGCCGATGGGAAAGACCTCTCTGCCTGGATGAGGAACAGGATAACTGCCGTTTATCTCGAAGTGAATACCCCCCAGCCGCTCGTTTCGGGGGAAGACGTAATGGAGGTCTTGGGCATAGAAGAAGGCCCCGAGGTGGGGAGGATCCTCGAGGCCATAGAAAAGGCTCAGGCGGAAGGAAGGATCTGCACCAGGGAGGATGCCATCCGCCTTGCCAGCGCGCTATATAAAAACCCATCACATCAGGATGGTTAGCCGCTGTGCAGCATGTCGAAAGCGCGGCTGCGAAGCGATTACGATATTATTGTATGTGAAATGGGCGGAGTGATAAAATATAGTTGCACTTTCCTGATCTGTTTCACAGTAAGCCTTTAGGCGCAATTTTGAAGGAGGTGGAGGTTTTATGAGAGTTCGCATGAGAGGTCGTCTTCTTGGAGTGGTCGTGGTCCTGCTTTTGACCGCATATCTTGCGCCTGTGGCTGCGGCAGCGGAACCGACGCTTCTTGAGATTTATCAGGTGCTCCAGAAAAAAGAGTTTGTCGATCTCACCCACAGCTTTGCGCCAGGCATACCGCATTGGCCCGGTTTCCCGGACGAGAGGCGGGAGACCATATACTGGTACGACGAGGGCGTGGGCTCCGCAGGTTATGGTTTTTTCGCCCACGTTTACACGCATGTGGGGCAGTGGGGGACGCATTGCGACCCGCCGGCCCACTTCATTAAGGACCTTCGCACAATAGACCAGATAAGCGTTAAGGAGATGCTCCTTCCGCTCGTGGTCCTCGATATTCACGAGAAAGCTGCACAAAACCCCGATTACGTCGTCACGATGAATGACGTGAGGGCATGGGAGAACCGCAACGGCCCCATACCGGAGGGCTCTTTTGTGGCACTGCGGACTGATTGGTCCAAACGATGGCCGGACGCGGCAGCCATGCGCAACGCCGATAAGGATGGTGTGGCTCACTATCCCGGCTGGTCACTCGAAGTGCTGAAATACCTATGTGAGGAGAGGAAGATTACTGCCTCCGGTCACGAGACTACCGACACGGATCCCGGTATCGCCACGTCGAAGGGCGATTATTCCTGTGAGACCTACATCTTGTCCCAGGACCGCTATCAGATAGAACTGCTCGCTAACCTCGATAAAGTACCGGAGTACGGCGCGCTCGTGGTGGTGGCCTTCCCAAAGCCGGCTCACGGTTCTGGATTCCCGGCTAGGGTTTTTGCAATACTTCCTTGAAATGTCACTTTGTCAGCACGGTTTACGGTATAGGGCGCAGTTTATGGCATAGCGTAGGGAGGTGAACGAAGAAGTTGAAAGCTATCGTTTTGAGGGAATATGGTGGGCCTGAGGTCTTAAAGGCGGAAGATATACCAGAACCTCAAGTCTTGTGCCCTTACGATGTGAAGGTGGCCGTGCACGCTACGGCCCTGAACAGGGCGGATGTGTTGCAGAGGCGCGGCAAATATCCGCAGCCTGGGCCCAAGCCTCAGTACGAAGTCCCAGGGCTCGAGTTTTGCGGAGTTGTGGAGGAGGTCGGATCGCAGGTCCTCGAATGGAAGGTCGGCGATCGCGTTATGGGGCTTCTCGCTGGTGGAGGCTACGCCGAGTACGTAGTGACTCACGAGCGCATGCTCATGCCTGTTCCACGGGATTTAAGCTTCCATGAGGCTGCAGCCATACCGGAGGTCTTTCTGACCGCTTATGACGCGCTCTTTTTCAAGGGCAGGATGGAAGTCGGCGATGTGGTTTTGATCCACGCCGGCGGAAGCGGCGTCGGCACTGCCGCTATTCAGCTCGCCAAGATAGGCGGCGCGAGCAAGATATTCGTCACGGCTGGAAGTGCGGATAAATGCGAAAGGACCGTAAGGCTCGGAGCGGATAGAGCCATCAACTACAAAGAAGAGAACTTCGCCGATGTGGTGCTCTCTGAAACGGGAGGGCGAGGGGTCGATGTGACCTTGGACTTCATAGGAAAACCCTACCTGGATGGCAACACAAAGGCCGCGGCTATGGATGGAAGGATAGTCCAGATCGCCGTCATGGGAGGCGCAAAGGGCGAGGTGGATTTAGGGGCCTTCATGAGCAAACGCCTTACGCTTGTCGGGACCACGCTTCGCGCCCGCCCGATAGAGCAAAAAATCGCCCTGACCCAGCGCTTCCGCAAGGAGATCCTGCCATTGTTCGAATCCGGCCGCTTGAGGCCTATCGTGGATACGGCTTTCCCGCTTGAGCGCGCGGCGGAGGCGCATCGCTACATGGAAGAGAACAGGAACTTCGGTAAGATCATATTGGCAGTTCGGTGAGGTGTCCTTTGGCACTCTCGACGAAGGCGGCCATAGCGGTCATAAGCGAAGCGGCGCCCGGTCTTGGTTTTTAACTTGCCGGGCGCCGCTTTAGTTTTAAGCCGTGGAGCTAGAACTTGAATATTGCTCCCTTAGATGCCGATGAGGCTAGCTTGGAATATAGCGCCAGATAGCCGGTCTTGACCTTCGGCTCTGGGCGCTTCCACTGGGCGAGCCTACGTTTGATCTCCTCGTCGCTCACATGGAGCGTGAGCTCCCTCTTTTCTACATCTATAGTGATCTCGTCTCCGTCCTTGACGATCGCCAAAGGACCCCCTTCAGCGGCCTCGGGCGATATGTGGCCGACGAAGCAACCGTTGTTCGTGCCGGAGAATCTGCCGTCCGTGACGAGCGCCGTGGAAAGGGCGAGTCCTCTCCCGTAGAGGTATTTCATGGCGTTGTACATCTCTCTCATCCCGGGGCCTCCTTTTGGCCCTTCGTATCGTATGACGACCACCGTACCAGGGCCCACCTTGCCGTCGAGGATCGCCTTGTCGGCGCTCTCTTCGTCGTCGAAAACCATGGCTTTGCCCTTGAAGTGCCACACGGACGGGTCCATCGCGCCGGGTTTGCATACTGCTCCGTCTGGCGCCAAATTGCCGTGCAGAATGGCCAGTCCGCCCGTGGCGTTGAACGGATCAGATAGATCCCTTATGACCCTCTTGTCCTCCGGATAGTGGTAGCGGTAACTTGCTAAATTCTCTGCCACCGTGCGCCCGGTGCAGGTCAGGGCGTCGCGGTTGATGAGGTCTCCCAAATTTTCCATGACCCTCGGTATGCCGCCCGCCATGTAGAAGGCTTCCATGTCCCACTTGGAGGCCGGGTTCACCTTGGCTATCTGCGGCGTTGTGCGGCTCAGGGAATCGAACATCTCCAAAACATCGAGCGACAGGCCAGCCTCATAGGCGATAGCAGGTAGATGCAGGGCCGCGTTTGTGGAGCCGCCCGTCGCCATGCATACCCTTATGGCGTTTTCCAGCGAGGCCTTGTTTATGATCTTGCGTGCGCTTATGTTTTTCTTGACGAGTTCACATATCGCGATGCCGCTTTCTTGAGCTATCCGCAACCGCTCGGCGTATGTGGCTGGGGTGAGCGCTCCGCCTGGAAGCGTCATCCCGAAAGCCTCGGCGAGCGAACACATGGTGTTGGCCGTTCCGAAGAAAGCGCAGGAACCACATCCGGGGCAGGCGACATCCTCGAGATTGTAGTACTCTTCCTCGCTTATCTTCCCGGCGCTCATCATGCCCAGCGCCTCAGAAACTGATGTGAGATCTGCCTTGCGCTCGTCGAACTCGATCCCACCCAACATCGGCCCGCCAGGGACTATTATGGCCGGTATGTCGAGCCTGGCCGCCGCCATGAGCATGCCCGGAACGATCTTATCGCAGGAACCCAAAAGCACTAAGCCGTCGAGCCTGTGGGCTTGTGCCATGACTTCGATGTCATTTGCTATGAGCTCTCTGGAGGGGAGAATGTAGTGCATTCCGTCGTGTCCCTGGGCCACCCCGTCGCAGGCGGCTATTACGCCGAACTCCACAGCTGTGCCGCCGCCTCTGTATATCCCTCTCTTTACGAACTCGCTCACCAACCGCAGGTTGAAATGTCCTGGCACGATCGTGTTCCACGAATTGGCTATACCTATTATGGGGCGCGACAGGTCGTCATCTGAATATCCCATTGACTTGTAAGCAGCCCTCTGCATGGAAAACTCCGGCTTTTTAAGCACTTCCTTGCTCCTCAAACCCCTTACCCCCTTCTCGACAATGTCATAACCCTCGTCCCATTATAAACCAACCCCTGGATCAGGTCTTTATTTTTTTGTGTTTACCCTTGCTCATCTTATATGGCGATGCCATTGCTATGGCGATTGGCTATACAACAGGGCAACGATAGCACCGATGGCCTTCGGGCGCTGGCTGCCGAACATCACTACAAGGTGCCGGCCGAGTTTTCTTTACGAGGTTTTAAAAGCGGCCGTGCTAAGGTATTTATCGCCTCTATCCGGTGAGATGGTGACGATATTTCCACCTATCTCCCTCGTCAAGGTCAGGGCAGCCCACACGTTGGCACCCGTTGATATCCCCACGAACAAACCCTCTTTTCGCGCGAGGAGTCGCGCCATTTCCATGGCTGCTTCGTCTGGTACTTGCACGACTCGATCTATTATATCGAGGTCCAGGTTTTTGG
Protein-coding regions in this window:
- a CDS encoding sigma-70 family RNA polymerase sigma factor, with translation MDEIDTLITQYRPLVESLAKRYAGRGAEAEDLAQEGYAALLTLIPKCRRRDALPLFLKKSLPRAIRDAARRLRRGAHSEVPIEADDLEDERALTYDSDAHLAALFLAESLIRDQKDRYLISLLTEGYSQKEAATILGMSQQAVSARLRRMRRGAFA
- a CDS encoding NAD(P)H-quinone oxidoreductase, translated to MKAIVLREYGGPEVLKAEDIPEPQVLCPYDVKVAVHATALNRADVLQRRGKYPQPGPKPQYEVPGLEFCGVVEEVGSQVLEWKVGDRVMGLLAGGGYAEYVVTHERMLMPVPRDLSFHEAAAIPEVFLTAYDALFFKGRMEVGDVVLIHAGGSGVGTAAIQLAKIGGASKIFVTAGSADKCERTVRLGADRAINYKEENFADVVLSETGGRGVDVTLDFIGKPYLDGNTKAAAMDGRIVQIAVMGGAKGEVDLGAFMSKRLTLVGTTLRARPIEQKIALTQRFRKEILPLFESGRLRPIVDTAFPLERAAEAHRYMEENRNFGKIILAVR
- a CDS encoding CCA tRNA nucleotidyltransferase, whose amino-acid sequence is MERISNTLAIVRGLEIEGYEAAIVGGAVRDLFLGRQQLSDVDVATSASLEAIRSLWGERVKVTRKGPPWTAVIPMDGFNVEVTPFLSETLEGDLKRRDFTVNALAMKADGRVIDVVDGVKDLSRRILRFNGEAAVRIREDPLRALRLARFAAVLPAFVVDEASLSAAHGWQDAMSQVPKERIGKEVLCAMQGDAVRFTAFLRELDLAKTLLPGLSAETESCLTYAHIATDRAEVKAACILECMARARIREVQGNAAFEGCLDHRVAKAADQIMSAWAWPRRLADHIAGLVKWQEVAHSGLSPWVFLRLLKSFGRTWLDDLFLLAWAEAMADGKDLSAWMRNRITAVYLEVNTPQPLVSGEDVMEVLGIEEGPEVGRILEAIEKAQAEGRICTREDAIRLASALYKNPSHQDG
- a CDS encoding D-Ala-D-Ala carboxypeptidase family metallohydrolase; translated protein: MPINDIRLSSHFKLKEFQCRCCGAVKIHPMLLEALERLRELWGNPIVITSGYRCADHNREVGGAKESRHTKGFAADVVCAASDQGHVSKLAREAGFDQVILYGVRNFIHLGVWPKG
- a CDS encoding cyclase family protein: MRVRMRGRLLGVVVVLLLTAYLAPVAAAAEPTLLEIYQVLQKKEFVDLTHSFAPGIPHWPGFPDERRETIYWYDEGVGSAGYGFFAHVYTHVGQWGTHCDPPAHFIKDLRTIDQISVKEMLLPLVVLDIHEKAAQNPDYVVTMNDVRAWENRNGPIPEGSFVALRTDWSKRWPDAAAMRNADKDGVAHYPGWSLEVLKYLCEERKITASGHETTDTDPGIATSKGDYSCETYILSQDRYQIELLANLDKVPEYGALVVVAFPKPAHGSGFPARVFAILP
- the ilvD gene encoding dihydroxy-acid dehydratase, with protein sequence MRSKEVLKKPEFSMQRAAYKSMGYSDDDLSRPIIGIANSWNTIVPGHFNLRLVSEFVKRGIYRGGGTAVEFGVIAACDGVAQGHDGMHYILPSRELIANDIEVMAQAHRLDGLVLLGSCDKIVPGMLMAAARLDIPAIIVPGGPMLGGIEFDERKADLTSVSEALGMMSAGKISEEEYYNLEDVACPGCGSCAFFGTANTMCSLAEAFGMTLPGGALTPATYAERLRIAQESGIAICELVKKNISARKIINKASLENAIRVCMATGGSTNAALHLPAIAYEAGLSLDVLEMFDSLSRTTPQIAKVNPASKWDMEAFYMAGGIPRVMENLGDLINRDALTCTGRTVAENLASYRYHYPEDKRVIRDLSDPFNATGGLAILHGNLAPDGAVCKPGAMDPSVWHFKGKAMVFDDEESADKAILDGKVGPGTVVVIRYEGPKGGPGMREMYNAMKYLYGRGLALSTALVTDGRFSGTNNGCFVGHISPEAAEGGPLAIVKDGDEITIDVEKRELTLHVSDEEIKRRLAQWKRPEPKVKTGYLALYSKLASSASKGAIFKF
- a CDS encoding DUF362 domain-containing protein codes for the protein MAKAVVDRDTCIGCEACVGVCPVEAISIVEGKAQVDPDTCIECGACVSTCPVSAISQ
- a CDS encoding NAD(P)H-dependent glycerol-3-phosphate dehydrogenase, whose protein sequence is MEGIALFGAGSWGTALADLLAKKGISVCLWSRNPEAARAINVTGHNMRYLREHRLHSGVYATSSLEEAAAFSKLWVSAVPTQAVRETLRLLRPLAGDDILLCNAAKGIEIETGLRISQIADEELPGLSYSVISGPSHAEEVIVEQPTAVVVASSKEEVASMWQEVFGCFYFRVYTSVDVTGVELGGAVKNVIAIASGIARSMGLGDNTLAALVCRGLAEIMRLGAKMGANPLTLAGLAGVGDLVVTCYSTHSRNLRLGMCVGEGMSLEEAQAELGQVAEGAYTVIPIVERGRAMGVDLPIAKAVRDILYGGITPKVAMEELLLREMKPELPPQMLWSQ
- a CDS encoding DUF2922 family protein, which translates into the protein MKTLRMIFNTADDDQWILSLRYPKDDVTATEVETAMQTIVDNDVFVSGPVSIAGAEIVDRTVTELL
- a CDS encoding DUF1659 domain-containing protein, whose amino-acid sequence is MASYAPVSSRLSLRLQIGTYSLGRPQLRTLSLSGVDPSADANATYAVAQAIGGLLSYPVHEIQKVDTDIVS
- a CDS encoding YvrJ family protein, giving the protein MADFVSAALQSGFAVAVAGYLLVRMEKRLEELTAAIRDLQMTITSKGVF